In the genome of Longimicrobium terrae, one region contains:
- the ytxJ gene encoding bacillithiol system redox-active protein YtxJ produces MKQIATTQDVDEALSADTAILFKYSMTCPISANARGEMEAFLERQPDAPVYRLDVHQAPEASVYVAEKTGIEHESPQVIVLRNGKTGYTATHFDVRAKDLEEQLA; encoded by the coding sequence ATGAAGCAGATCGCGACGACTCAGGACGTGGACGAGGCGCTGAGCGCCGACACCGCCATCCTTTTCAAGTACAGCATGACGTGCCCCATCAGCGCCAACGCGCGCGGCGAGATGGAAGCGTTCCTGGAGCGCCAGCCGGATGCGCCCGTGTACCGCCTGGACGTGCACCAGGCGCCCGAAGCCAGCGTGTACGTGGCGGAAAAGACGGGGATCGAGCATGAGTCGCCGCAGGTGATCGTGCTGCGCAATGGCAAGACGGGGTACACCGCCACGCACTTTGACGTGCGCGCCAAGGACTTGGAAGAACAGCTCGCCTGA
- a CDS encoding FG-GAP-like repeat-containing protein has product MKWPRLLVALPLLAACERQITTPEQTPFESDLMEVGPATTDLLQPGPRVPTLERDGLMSATAAPVMTTGPNPDLLWRRSVSGENTVWRMKDTTYTGSAIGLPTAAAAWEVGGVADFNRDRRPDILWRRGSTSSNVIWILNGAGGVADIVALPTSAPEWKMAGAGDFNRDGSPDILWRRPSTSSVVLWMMNGATLVDIVALPALDSTWSVGGIADMTGDGFPDILTRKVSTGTNVLWRMNGVQKAEEITLAPLAWPWVLAGAGDFNDDGKADLVWRHPTSRKSVIWLMNGTTYTGVYSYLPEVHPEWSIVGVADFDPPPPVPSSVTATAVSGSRVDVAWADSSALETEFRVEVRAGSSTTWTLLATVPANTTTYSHTNAVVNVQYSYRVTACDGSACSAPSMIATATPPVSAPTATTGSPYLVGTTSGVSGTAVPNGLATVGWLELDDNAGMTSPASSDTASLGSASAQQTLSRSFAGLTVGGTYYYRIVARNSAGTTYGQTRSFVIVVPPAPVGLNATFITSALANSVDWTLPANYGVPQSLEGFRIERRRSDETTWTTRDWTDPAFCGTISNGHCGDYSINIRTPTTYFYRVQVCNNVGCGPWAETSVTTQEFAAPSNLVATAGARRVTLTWQDNTDAERAYVISRRSEADSTWQRIGRTDANNTVYGDTNVTPGVRYYYRVYGSTSTERGETFYYYATTPFSNEATAVPY; this is encoded by the coding sequence ATGAAATGGCCCCGCCTTCTGGTCGCCCTGCCGCTGCTGGCCGCATGCGAGCGGCAGATCACCACGCCCGAGCAGACGCCCTTCGAGTCTGACCTGATGGAAGTCGGCCCGGCGACGACGGATCTGCTTCAGCCCGGTCCGCGCGTGCCCACGCTGGAGCGCGACGGGCTGATGTCGGCCACCGCCGCGCCGGTGATGACGACGGGGCCCAACCCGGACCTGCTGTGGCGCCGGAGTGTGAGCGGCGAGAACACGGTCTGGCGGATGAAGGACACCACGTACACCGGTTCCGCCATCGGCCTGCCGACCGCGGCGGCCGCGTGGGAAGTGGGCGGCGTGGCGGACTTCAACCGCGACCGGCGGCCGGACATCCTGTGGCGGCGCGGGTCCACGTCCAGCAACGTGATCTGGATCCTGAACGGCGCGGGCGGCGTGGCGGACATCGTCGCGCTCCCGACCTCCGCGCCGGAGTGGAAGATGGCGGGCGCGGGCGACTTCAACCGCGACGGCTCTCCCGACATCCTGTGGCGCCGCCCGTCCACCTCCAGTGTCGTGCTCTGGATGATGAACGGCGCGACGCTGGTTGACATCGTGGCGCTCCCTGCGCTGGACAGCACGTGGTCCGTCGGCGGCATCGCGGACATGACGGGCGACGGCTTCCCCGACATCCTCACCCGCAAGGTGAGCACGGGGACCAACGTCCTGTGGCGGATGAACGGCGTGCAGAAGGCGGAAGAGATCACGCTCGCTCCACTGGCCTGGCCGTGGGTGCTGGCGGGCGCGGGCGACTTCAACGATGACGGCAAGGCGGACCTGGTGTGGCGCCATCCCACGTCGCGCAAATCCGTGATCTGGTTGATGAACGGCACCACCTACACCGGCGTGTACAGCTATCTGCCGGAAGTACATCCCGAGTGGTCCATCGTGGGCGTGGCCGACTTCGATCCGCCGCCGCCCGTGCCGTCGTCCGTGACGGCGACCGCGGTGAGCGGAAGCCGCGTGGACGTGGCGTGGGCGGATTCGTCGGCGCTGGAGACGGAGTTCCGGGTGGAAGTGCGCGCGGGCTCGTCCACCACGTGGACTCTGCTGGCCACCGTGCCCGCGAACACGACGACGTACTCGCACACCAACGCCGTCGTGAACGTGCAGTACAGCTACCGTGTCACCGCCTGCGACGGTAGCGCCTGCTCCGCGCCCTCCATGATCGCGACGGCGACGCCCCCGGTGTCCGCGCCGACCGCCACCACGGGCAGCCCGTATCTGGTGGGGACGACGAGCGGCGTGAGCGGAACCGCCGTGCCGAATGGCTTGGCGACCGTGGGCTGGCTGGAACTGGATGACAACGCGGGGATGACCAGCCCGGCCTCGTCCGACACGGCCAGCCTGGGATCGGCGTCGGCGCAGCAGACGCTGTCGCGCTCGTTCGCCGGGCTGACGGTGGGTGGCACCTACTACTACCGCATCGTGGCGCGGAACAGCGCCGGGACGACCTACGGCCAGACCCGGAGTTTCGTGATCGTGGTGCCGCCGGCGCCCGTGGGGCTGAACGCGACGTTCATCACCAGCGCACTGGCGAACTCGGTGGACTGGACGCTGCCCGCCAACTACGGCGTTCCCCAGTCCCTCGAGGGCTTCCGCATCGAGCGCCGGCGCAGCGACGAGACCACGTGGACGACCCGTGACTGGACGGATCCGGCGTTCTGCGGCACCATCAGCAATGGCCACTGCGGCGACTACAGCATCAACATTCGAACGCCCACCACGTACTTCTACCGGGTGCAGGTCTGCAACAACGTCGGCTGCGGTCCGTGGGCGGAAACCAGCGTGACCACGCAGGAGTTCGCGGCTCCCAGCAATCTGGTCGCCACCGCGGGCGCGCGCAGGGTCACGCTCACCTGGCAGGACAACACCGACGCCGAGCGCGCGTACGTGATCAGCCGCCGCTCCGAGGCGGACTCCACCTGGCAGAGGATCGGCAGGACGGACGCCAACAACACCGTGTACGGCGACACCAACGTGACGCCGGGCGTGCGCTACTACTACCGGGTCTACGGGTCTACCTCCACCGAACGGGGGGAGACCTTCTACTACTACGCCACGACGCCCTTCTCCAACGAGGCCACGGCGGTTCCGTACTGA
- a CDS encoding FG-GAP-like repeat-containing protein, with product MKWPRLLVALPLLAACERQITTPEQTPFESDLMEVGPLTTDLLQPGPRVPTLERDGLMSATAAPVMTTGPNPDLLWRRSVSGENTVWRMKDTTYTGSAIGLPSAATAWEVGGVADFNRDRRPDILWRRASTSSNVIWILNGAGGVADIVALPTSAPEWKMAGAGDFNRDGSPDILWRRPSTSSVVLWMMNGATLTDIVALPALDSTWSVGGIADMTGDGFPDILTRKVSTGTNVLWRMNGVQKAEEITLAPLAWPWILAGAGDFTDDGKADLVWRHPTSRKSVIWVMNGTTYTGVYTYLPEVHPEWSIVGVADFDPPPPVPSSVTATAVSGSRVDLAWADSSALETEFRVEVRAGSSTTWTLLATLPANTTTFSHTNTVVNVQYSYRVIACDGSACSAPSAIVSATPGQSAPTADTGIVTALGTTTTVSGSAVPNGLPTVGWLELDDNAGFTSPASSDTASLGSASAPKGIERSFSGLTVGGTYYFRMVARNSAGTTYGSARSFVVAAPPAPVGLNATFITSSLANSVDWTFPDNYGISYSVDGFRIERRRSDETTWTTRDWREPAFCGSAGNGHCGDYDINVRTPTTYVYRVQLCNGVGCGPWAETSVTTQVFAAPTNLVATAGAGKVTLTWQDNTSSEDSYRISRRSEADSVWHSINEVDPNVTTVTDNSVTPGVRYEYRVEAFASSGTMSSGFKYQYSDYSNVATAVPY from the coding sequence ATGAAATGGCCCCGCCTTCTGGTCGCCCTGCCGCTGCTGGCCGCATGCGAGCGGCAGATCACCACGCCCGAGCAGACGCCCTTTGAGTCTGACCTGATGGAAGTCGGCCCGCTGACGACGGATCTGCTTCAGCCCGGTCCGCGCGTGCCCACGCTGGAGCGCGACGGGCTGATGTCGGCCACCGCCGCGCCGGTGATGACCACGGGGCCCAACCCGGACCTGCTGTGGCGCCGCAGCGTCAGCGGCGAGAACACGGTCTGGCGGATGAAGGACACCACGTACACCGGTTCCGCCATCGGCCTGCCCAGCGCGGCGACGGCGTGGGAAGTGGGCGGCGTGGCGGACTTCAACCGCGACCGGCGGCCGGATATCCTGTGGCGGCGCGCGTCCACCTCCAGCAACGTCATCTGGATCCTGAATGGCGCGGGCGGCGTGGCGGACATCGTCGCGCTCCCGACCTCCGCGCCGGAGTGGAAGATGGCGGGCGCGGGCGACTTCAACCGCGACGGCTCGCCCGACATCCTGTGGCGCCGCCCGTCCACATCCAGCGTGGTTCTGTGGATGATGAACGGCGCGACGCTCACCGACATCGTGGCGCTCCCCGCGCTGGATAGTACATGGTCCGTCGGCGGCATCGCGGACATGACGGGCGATGGATTTCCCGACATCCTCACCCGCAAGGTGAGCACGGGGACCAACGTGCTGTGGCGGATGAACGGCGTGCAGAAGGCGGAAGAGATCACGCTGGCGCCGCTGGCCTGGCCGTGGATTCTGGCCGGCGCCGGCGACTTTACGGACGACGGCAAGGCGGACCTGGTGTGGCGCCACCCCACGTCGCGCAAGAGCGTGATCTGGGTGATGAACGGCACCACGTACACCGGCGTCTACACCTACCTGCCGGAAGTGCACCCCGAGTGGTCCATCGTGGGCGTGGCCGACTTCGATCCGCCTCCCCCCGTGCCGTCGTCCGTGACGGCGACCGCGGTGAGCGGAAGCCGCGTGGACCTGGCGTGGGCGGATTCGTCGGCGCTGGAGACGGAGTTCCGGGTGGAGGTGCGGGCGGGCTCGTCCACCACGTGGACCCTGCTGGCCACGCTGCCGGCCAACACGACGACGTTCTCGCACACGAACACCGTGGTGAACGTGCAGTACAGCTACCGCGTGATCGCGTGCGACGGCAGTGCCTGCTCCGCGCCCTCCGCCATTGTGTCGGCGACGCCGGGCCAGTCCGCACCCACCGCCGACACGGGGATCGTCACCGCGCTGGGGACCACCACCACTGTGTCCGGCAGTGCCGTGCCGAACGGCCTGCCGACCGTCGGCTGGCTGGAACTGGATGACAACGCGGGATTCACCAGCCCGGCTTCGTCGGACACGGCCAGCCTGGGTTCGGCGTCGGCGCCCAAGGGGATCGAGCGCTCGTTCAGCGGCCTGACGGTGGGCGGCACCTACTACTTCCGCATGGTGGCGCGGAACAGCGCGGGGACGACCTACGGCTCGGCGCGCAGCTTCGTGGTCGCCGCGCCGCCCGCGCCCGTGGGGCTGAACGCGACGTTCATCACCAGCAGCCTGGCCAACTCGGTGGACTGGACGTTCCCGGACAACTACGGAATCTCCTACTCCGTCGACGGGTTCCGCATTGAGCGCCGGCGCAGCGACGAAACCACGTGGACGACCCGTGACTGGCGGGAACCGGCGTTCTGCGGCAGCGCCGGCAACGGGCACTGCGGCGATTACGACATCAACGTGCGGACGCCCACCACGTACGTCTACCGCGTGCAGCTGTGCAACGGCGTGGGCTGCGGTCCCTGGGCGGAGACCAGCGTGACCACCCAGGTGTTCGCGGCGCCCACCAACCTGGTCGCGACGGCCGGGGCTGGAAAGGTGACGCTCACCTGGCAGGACAACACCTCCAGCGAAGACTCGTACCGGATCTCGCGCCGCTCCGAGGCGGATTCGGTGTGGCACAGCATCAACGAGGTGGACCCCAACGTCACCACGGTGACGGATAACAGCGTAACGCCGGGCGTGCGCTACGAGTACCGGGTTGAGGCTTTTGCGTCCAGCGGCACCATGAGCAGCGGGTTCAAGTACCAGTACTCGGACTATTCCAACGTGGCCACGGCCGTTCCGTACTGA
- a CDS encoding FG-GAP-like repeat-containing protein, with protein MKWTRLLAATALLAACDRQITDSPQAVPGSDLMEVGPLTTDILRPGPVPAQSSMVVTAAPPSAGAAAIAPIPTSGPHTDILWRRTVSGENLVWRMNGVTYNGSSVSLPTAASNWEVGGIADFNRDARPDILWRRPSTSSNVIWMMNGLSSVGDIVALPTAAPEWKMAGAGDFDRDGSPDILWRRPSTSSVVLWMMNGTTLRDIVALPALDSTWTVGGIADMTGDGKLDIVIRRQSTGANAVWQMNGVQRTGEIALRPVTGAWVLGGVADFTRDGNADLVWRHPTSRDVVIWAMKRTSYTEGDQANLPSVHPEWSIAGVADFDPPPPPPAGLTATPDVGSRINLAWQDRGTLETSYRVESRAGTATTWTLLATLPENTTTYAHTGVVVGVPYTYRIVACNPTGCGDPSPTATAVTSASAPTATTSTPVYELNAEVVTPGGNVVANGLSTTAWVELDDNAGMTSPASSDTVFAGSTSTPVFVARPFFGLTVGATYHYRIVARNAAGTTYGAVQTFTVSPPPAPIDLAATFTPNTVVSLTWKLPANWYTKYAKVESRTTPDGAWTPVFCNVTSSERCIDPDVNTNTPTTVWYRVQLCNDLGCGPFAETSVTTQVFARPTDLVATAGPGRVTLSWTDNSPNETYFAAERRSEFETAWKFVGLSAGRADTSVTAGVRYYYRVRAAINTGYGTRYSAASNEADAVPY; from the coding sequence ATGAAATGGACCCGCCTTCTGGCCGCCACGGCGCTTCTCGCCGCGTGCGACCGGCAGATCACTGATTCGCCGCAGGCCGTTCCCGGCTCGGACCTGATGGAAGTGGGGCCGCTGACCACGGACATCCTGCGGCCCGGCCCGGTGCCGGCGCAGTCGTCCATGGTGGTGACCGCCGCCCCGCCGAGCGCCGGCGCGGCCGCCATCGCGCCCATCCCCACCAGCGGCCCGCACACGGACATCCTGTGGCGCCGCACCGTCAGCGGCGAGAACTTGGTCTGGCGGATGAACGGCGTGACCTACAACGGGTCTAGCGTCAGCCTTCCGACCGCCGCCAGCAACTGGGAAGTAGGCGGCATCGCGGACTTCAACCGCGACGCGCGGCCCGACATTCTGTGGCGCCGCCCGTCCACGTCCAGCAACGTGATCTGGATGATGAACGGCCTGTCCAGCGTGGGCGACATCGTGGCGCTGCCCACCGCCGCGCCCGAGTGGAAGATGGCGGGCGCGGGCGACTTTGACCGCGACGGCTCGCCCGACATCCTGTGGCGCCGCCCGTCCACATCCAGCGTGGTTCTGTGGATGATGAACGGCACCACGCTGCGGGACATCGTCGCGCTCCCCGCGCTGGACAGCACGTGGACGGTCGGCGGCATCGCGGACATGACGGGCGACGGCAAGCTGGACATCGTCATCCGCCGGCAGAGCACGGGCGCCAATGCGGTGTGGCAGATGAACGGCGTGCAGCGCACGGGCGAGATCGCGCTGCGGCCGGTGACCGGCGCCTGGGTGCTGGGCGGCGTGGCGGACTTTACCCGCGACGGCAACGCGGACCTGGTGTGGCGCCACCCCACGTCGCGCGATGTGGTGATCTGGGCCATGAAGCGCACCTCGTACACCGAGGGCGACCAGGCCAACCTGCCGTCGGTGCACCCGGAGTGGTCCATCGCGGGCGTGGCCGACTTCGATCCGCCGCCGCCCCCGCCCGCCGGGCTCACCGCCACGCCGGACGTGGGCAGCCGCATCAACCTGGCGTGGCAGGACCGCGGCACGCTGGAAACGTCGTACCGGGTGGAGTCCCGCGCGGGGACGGCCACCACGTGGACGCTGCTGGCCACGCTGCCGGAGAACACCACGACGTACGCGCATACGGGCGTGGTCGTCGGCGTGCCGTACACCTACCGTATCGTGGCCTGCAACCCCACGGGGTGCGGCGATCCGTCGCCCACCGCCACGGCGGTGACCTCGGCCTCCGCGCCCACGGCGACCACCTCGACCCCGGTGTACGAGCTGAACGCCGAGGTCGTTACGCCCGGCGGCAACGTCGTCGCCAACGGGCTGTCGACCACGGCGTGGGTGGAGCTGGATGACAACGCGGGAATGACCAGCCCCGCAAGCTCCGACACCGTATTTGCCGGCTCCACCAGCACGCCTGTCTTTGTCGCGCGGCCGTTCTTTGGGTTGACGGTGGGTGCGACGTACCACTACCGCATCGTCGCCCGCAACGCCGCGGGAACCACCTACGGAGCGGTGCAGACCTTCACGGTGTCCCCGCCGCCGGCCCCGATCGACCTGGCCGCCACCTTTACGCCGAACACGGTGGTCTCGCTCACCTGGAAGCTGCCGGCCAACTGGTACACCAAGTACGCGAAGGTGGAGTCCCGGACCACGCCGGACGGTGCGTGGACGCCCGTGTTCTGCAACGTGACCAGCAGCGAGCGGTGCATCGACCCCGACGTCAACACCAACACCCCGACCACGGTCTGGTACCGGGTGCAGCTCTGCAATGACCTGGGCTGCGGGCCATTTGCGGAGACGAGCGTGACCACGCAGGTGTTCGCGCGGCCCACCGATCTGGTGGCCACGGCGGGGCCGGGGCGGGTGACGCTGTCGTGGACGGACAACAGCCCGAACGAAACGTACTTCGCCGCCGAGCGCCGGTCCGAGTTCGAGACGGCGTGGAAGTTCGTAGGCCTTTCCGCGGGGCGCGCGGACACCAGCGTGACCGCCGGGGTGCGCTACTACTACCGGGTCCGCGCGGCGATCAACACGGGGTACGGGACCCGCTACTCGGCCGCGTCCAACGAAGCGGACGCCGTGCCGTACTGA
- a CDS encoding RBBP9/YdeN family alpha/beta hydrolase → MSEVATLILPGLGDSGPEHWQTYWERMDPSCRRVHQAEWDAPRCVDWAAVLDTTVAALDGEAVLVTHSSSCALVAHWARTAAPEHLARIRGALLVAPSDPEAPVYPPEPTGFAPVPMERLPFPTIVVASTDDEYVTLDQARAYAHAWGSEFVNAGALGHINSASGLGEWPFGYALLQRLRAGPAARPG, encoded by the coding sequence ATGAGCGAGGTGGCGACCCTGATCCTTCCCGGCCTGGGCGATTCCGGGCCGGAGCACTGGCAGACGTACTGGGAGCGGATGGACCCGTCATGCCGCCGCGTGCATCAAGCGGAGTGGGATGCGCCGCGTTGCGTGGACTGGGCCGCGGTGCTGGACACCACCGTCGCCGCGCTGGACGGCGAGGCGGTGCTGGTGACGCACAGCAGTTCCTGCGCGCTCGTGGCGCACTGGGCACGTACTGCGGCACCGGAGCACCTGGCCCGCATCCGCGGCGCGCTGCTGGTGGCGCCCAGCGATCCGGAGGCGCCCGTCTATCCGCCGGAGCCGACGGGCTTTGCGCCGGTGCCCATGGAGCGGCTTCCCTTCCCCACCATCGTCGTGGCCAGCACGGACGACGAGTACGTGACGCTGGACCAGGCGCGCGCTTACGCCCATGCGTGGGGGAGCGAGTTCGTGAACGCGGGCGCGCTGGGGCACATCAACAGTGCCAGCGGGTTGGGCGAGTGGCCGTTCGGGTATGCACTGCTGCAGCGGTTGCGCGCCGGACCCGCTGCGCGGCCCGGCTGA
- a CDS encoding 6-bladed beta-propeller, translating to MAEKDAPAAVWSFAGEPAVEMDAGADPFVQVTSATRSGNTVVVGDARANRVSIFSADGKLVRTIGRAGQGPGEFQYVGWVGMTADSILAWDPLLGRLSVFSADGQLRREATVSLAGFLPSIHGRFADGSMLVSVPPLTGKAPVARGRPWRDTVMYVRVAASGQVLDTVGRFPGMEQYESPSPDKRTFRTMSAPFGRWTYATVSGNRFFVATGDAYRVDGYTPDGRPDLVVQRAAAELPVTREEREAYTRLVANAAGARGAEAARELETAPFPRAIPPTGAVLSDSEGRLWVQDARRTADKARGSRWSVFDAGGKWIARAEGPPRFTVHQIGPDWVLGQLYDEDGVGHIRIQRLRRR from the coding sequence TTGGCTGAAAAGGACGCGCCCGCCGCCGTGTGGAGCTTCGCGGGTGAACCCGCGGTGGAGATGGACGCGGGCGCCGATCCGTTCGTGCAGGTGACGTCCGCCACGCGGTCCGGCAACACGGTCGTGGTCGGCGATGCGCGCGCCAACCGGGTTTCGATCTTCTCGGCGGACGGAAAGCTCGTGCGGACGATCGGCCGCGCCGGGCAGGGTCCGGGCGAGTTCCAGTACGTGGGCTGGGTGGGGATGACGGCGGACTCCATCCTGGCGTGGGACCCGCTGCTCGGGCGGCTCTCCGTCTTTTCCGCGGATGGCCAGCTGCGGCGGGAAGCGACGGTTTCGCTGGCGGGCTTTCTTCCGTCCATCCACGGACGTTTCGCGGATGGCTCGATGCTCGTCTCCGTGCCGCCGCTCACCGGCAAGGCTCCGGTGGCGCGCGGCCGTCCATGGCGGGATACGGTGATGTACGTGCGCGTCGCCGCCTCAGGCCAGGTGCTTGATACCGTCGGGCGCTTTCCGGGGATGGAGCAGTACGAATCTCCCTCGCCCGACAAGCGTACCTTTCGCACGATGTCCGCGCCGTTCGGCCGATGGACATACGCGACCGTCTCCGGCAACCGGTTCTTCGTCGCGACGGGGGACGCGTACCGGGTGGATGGATACACGCCAGACGGGCGACCTGACCTCGTCGTCCAGCGCGCCGCGGCGGAGCTGCCGGTGACGCGTGAAGAGCGGGAAGCATATACGCGGCTGGTCGCGAACGCTGCGGGGGCCCGGGGCGCGGAAGCAGCGCGGGAGCTGGAGACGGCGCCGTTTCCGCGAGCCATTCCGCCCACCGGCGCTGTACTCTCCGACAGTGAGGGACGGCTCTGGGTGCAGGACGCGCGGCGGACCGCGGATAAGGCGCGCGGCAGCCGCTGGTCCGTGTTCGACGCAGGCGGAAAGTGGATCGCCCGGGCGGAAGGCCCGCCGCGGTTCACGGTGCACCAGATCGGCCCGGACTGGGTGCTGGGCCAACTTTACGACGAGGACGGCGTGGGACACATCCGCATCCAGCGCCTGCGGCGCCGCTGA
- a CDS encoding APC family permease, protein MQLFRRKPIAELIDESGNPNALKRELGAGDLIMLAIGAVIGAGIFSSIGTAAAGEILPNGVVVRYGAGPALVISFILLGAVCGLAALCYAELASMIPQAGSAYAYSYATLGELVAWIIGWDLILEYAVGNVAVAVAWSGYFNSLLSGFGIHLPDYLTHGYRAVMKSSDPEVQALMQSAPRFLGMPVLLNLPAFAIVAAVTWLLMRGVRESARANNIMVVIKLLVLLLFVVVGSMHVDMNNFTPFAPNGWRGIHQGAAIVFFAYIGFDAISTAAEETKDPQRNLPIGILGGLAICTVIYVIVGLVATGLVPYEQLRGADPLAKALDVAGLHTAGWIVSAGAVVSLTAVLLVFQYGQPRIFYAMARDGLLPRWAAKVSGKARVPYITTLLTGAAVAVGALFADENEIYDLTNIGTLSAFAIVCIGVLVLRIIDPHRHRPFRVPFVWPVTLLGAGACIYVMSGLPPHAWERFAIWLALGLAVYFLYGIRHSTLQHGDRGDEIPPLDGPAH, encoded by the coding sequence TGATCGACGAGTCGGGCAATCCCAATGCGCTCAAGCGCGAACTGGGTGCCGGCGACCTGATCATGCTCGCCATCGGCGCGGTGATCGGCGCGGGGATCTTTTCGTCCATCGGCACGGCCGCCGCGGGCGAAATCCTTCCCAACGGCGTGGTGGTGCGCTACGGCGCCGGACCCGCGCTGGTGATCTCGTTCATTCTGCTGGGCGCCGTCTGCGGGCTGGCCGCGCTCTGCTACGCCGAACTGGCGTCCATGATTCCCCAGGCAGGCAGCGCGTACGCGTATTCGTACGCCACGCTGGGGGAGCTGGTGGCGTGGATCATCGGCTGGGACCTGATCCTGGAATACGCCGTGGGCAACGTGGCCGTGGCGGTGGCGTGGAGCGGGTACTTCAACTCGCTGCTCAGCGGCTTCGGCATTCACCTTCCGGACTACCTCACGCACGGCTACCGCGCGGTGATGAAGAGCTCGGACCCCGAGGTGCAGGCGCTGATGCAGTCCGCGCCGCGCTTTCTGGGCATGCCGGTGCTGCTGAACCTGCCGGCGTTCGCCATCGTGGCCGCGGTCACCTGGCTGCTCATGCGGGGCGTGCGCGAAAGCGCGCGGGCCAACAACATCATGGTGGTCATCAAGCTGCTGGTGCTGCTGCTGTTCGTGGTCGTGGGCTCCATGCACGTGGACATGAACAACTTCACGCCCTTTGCGCCCAATGGATGGCGCGGCATTCACCAGGGCGCGGCCATCGTCTTCTTTGCGTACATCGGCTTTGACGCCATCAGCACCGCGGCCGAGGAAACCAAGGACCCGCAGCGCAACCTGCCCATCGGCATTCTGGGCGGCTTGGCCATCTGCACCGTCATCTACGTGATCGTGGGCCTGGTGGCCACCGGGCTGGTGCCGTACGAGCAGCTCCGGGGCGCCGACCCGCTGGCCAAGGCGCTGGATGTGGCGGGGCTGCACACGGCGGGATGGATCGTTTCGGCCGGCGCGGTGGTTTCGCTCACGGCAGTGCTCCTGGTCTTTCAGTACGGCCAGCCGCGCATTTTCTACGCGATGGCCCGCGACGGTCTGCTTCCCCGCTGGGCGGCCAAGGTGAGCGGCAAGGCGCGCGTTCCCTACATCACCACGCTGCTGACGGGCGCCGCGGTGGCCGTGGGCGCGCTGTTCGCGGATGAGAACGAGATCTACGACCTCACCAACATCGGCACGCTGTCGGCGTTCGCCATCGTGTGCATCGGCGTGCTGGTGCTGCGCATCATCGACCCGCACCGCCACCGCCCGTTCCGCGTGCCGTTCGTCTGGCCGGTGACCCTCCTGGGCGCGGGCGCCTGCATCTACGTGATGTCGGGGCTGCCGCCGCACGCGTGGGAGCGGTTCGCGATCTGGCTGGCGCTGGGTCTGGCCGTCTACTTCCTGTACGGAATCCGCCATAGCACGCTGCAGCACGGCGACCGCGGCGACGAGATTCCGCCGCTGGACGGCCCGGCGCACTGA